ATAAAATGGGCAGTTCCACAATGTGTAGACAGCAAAGTTTAAGAAGAAATTCTGAGAGGCCACGACTCTAGAGAGAGGAAGCTTCAGCTGAGCCGGGCTGGCCTGTGTGGATGGACCACATCGCTTCCTTACCCTTTAGGCCCGTCTTCCCACACTGTCGGCACCACATACAGGCTGCTCCAGCCTCCCAGATGTCCTGCCGCCAGAGCACTAACGGCCACACTTGTTTTTCAGGAAAAACATGCAGAGGAACAAACAGGTAGCCATGGGCAGAAAGAAATTCAACATGGATCCTAAGAAGGtaagcagaaggaagagacaaTTGCCAGACTATTACAGTGGGGCAGGGCCGTGGGGACCTCGGTCTAAGCTGCTCTTCTCTGGAGTAAATGTCAGCTCTTGAGTCTGGGGCTCTGGTATCTGACTTGAGTCCCCTGTCCCAGTGTCCGGTGGTGGGTGTGTGCCGACACAGGCGCCAGGGCCCGCACTCATTCTCCAGCCTCTGAGCCAGCATCTCTGCTCTTTCTGACCTTGGTGCAGGGGATCCAGTTCTTAATCGAGAATGGCCTGCTGAAGAACACTTGTGAGGACATTGCCCAGTTCCTGTATAAAGGGGAAGGGCTCAACAAAACAGCCATCGGTGACTACCTTGGGGAGAGGTGAGGCCTTCAAAGCTGGTGGTCAGAACCATGGGAAGAAATAAGCTCCCTGCTCCCTAAGTCATGGGGTGGGGACTGTGGTAGGGCAGCTGGCACCACAGTGGTACTGAGTGGAAGGATTAACCTACTTGTCCAGGGGCATAGAAGCGCCTTGCTTGTTTAGTTAGCAAACAGCCAGGCGGACAGCCTCCTGACTGGATGGCCAGGCTTAGAGGTCTGATGGGCTGGGACTCTGGGGATGCCATCTGCTTGCGATCAGGATGGGTCTTGTTCAGTGTCGGGGTCTGACGTgtgcttccttctgtctcttgtctgtcCTCTGATAGAGATGAGTTCAGCATCCAGGTCTTGCATGCGTTTGTGGAGCTGCACGAGTTCACCGACCTGAACCTCGTCCAGGCCTTGCGGTGGGTGTTGTCAGCAGGTCCCGTGGGGCAGGAGTATTCCATCCTGTGTGCTATTCCATCCAAGCCTGTCGATGGGGGTTGTTGTGACTGTCATAAAGTATTTTCCAGGGAGgccatgtacatgcctgtgtggGATAGCATTCACTAGGATGGTTTCTTGGTCTTGGGAATGGAGGGGCTGTTAAGACcttaaatattgaaattatttctACTCCAGAATAGAAAGCCCTTTCATTTCTTACTCTATAGGTATCCgtgtatttcatttaaaagaaagaaagaacgaaaggaaggaagaaagaaaggaagagagagagaaagaaagagagaaagaaagaaaagaaaaaaatcaactattTTTCCcccttggagacagggtttctctgtgtggccctgactgtcctggaacttacactgtagagcaggctgggcttacactcagagctctgcctgcctctgtctcccaagttctgggatcacgGGCGAGCTCTACCGCCACACAGCTCAGCTCTAACTCTTTATCAAGCTTGGTTTGTGCCCTTTAGAGACTTTTCCCTGCTCTGGGTATAAATCCTAGGATGACTTTTTGAGCTATGAGTTTTAAGGACACAATATTGCAGCACTAAACCTGTGGCCATGAACAAATGTGACTCACAGGGTTCCATAGTGAATACCCTGGATGGACCTTTCTTTCCCTCAGAGTTCATTTTAAATGATTAACATCCGTCTTACTTTTGTATCATCTTCTAGAGAGAGGCTGTTCTTCTTGGTGTCTCAGTTCAGCTAAGGCCACAGTGGTGGGCAATGGTTACATTTgcttctgttcagtttctgtgactTCTGTGGACTGGAGCCCCCACTTCCTTCACCCTCTGATATCAAAGCCACACTAGCAGCAGCACAGGTCAAAACAATGCTCCTGTCTTTACCCTCAGGCAGTTCCTGTGGAGCTTCCGGCTCCCTGGAGAGGCCCAGAAGATTGACCGGATGATGGAGGCCTTTGCCCAGCGGTACTGTCAGTGCAATACTGGGGTGTTCCAGTCTACaggtgagtgggggagggagggagagctaagaCAAGAGGCCGAGTCCATGCCAAGAACAGTTACTTAATGGTGGGCATAACCTTGAAAGATTCAAAGCATCCAGAAGACCAGCCCTGAGCTACAGTGAACACTTGGTGTGCTTAATGGAGGAGTTCTTGCCTCATGTGATTGCAAGCACTGGGTTCAGAATTATAAAACATGTAACTCTTAAAGATGTCTCAACATTGGGCAGTGAtagcctttgatcccagcgctcgagcagaggcaggcagatctctgagttgaaggtcagcctggtctacagagcaagttccaggacagccagggccacacagagaaatcctgtctcaaaagcaaatttATGAATATAGTTAGCTAGGCTACTTAATcaagaccttgccttaaaaagaaagaaaaatcatgttCTTATGAAGATATTGGCATGGGAAAATGATAAGATTAACAAAAAGCCacccacatgtgtgtatatgtgtatacctgtcccctatgtatatatgtcttttttttttttttttttttttttttccgtagctggggaccgaactcggggccttgcgcatgctaggcaagcgctctaccactgagctaaatccccaaccccccctatgtatatatgtatatgtatatacctatcccatatatatatacatagatatatcccatatatatacatacacacccatgcatatgCTCAGGTGAGAGTGCATCACAGTGTCTGTAAAGTGATTTTATAGGTACATATATACAGAAGAAATAAAGCAGACCATATTATTACTAAATAgaattgcatttaatttttttccttttttatgcaTTGTATTGGTCTGAGGTTTTGTTGTATAGCCTTACCTGGCCCTTTATAGACCAACTGTACTGGAACTCTCAAGAGATCTGCCTTTTGAGTATGGGGGCTAAAGCCAGGCTCCACTGCTCCCAgccattttattgttttcctattcttttatatctgaaaaaaaaCGAGTGTCCTTAGTGTAGTGATGTGCCTTGTCCCTTTCAGGAACATACTCCTGGGACATATGTACACTTGGCTCGTCCACCCTTCCCGCCAGTGTCTTTACTCCTGGTCCATTGGGGCCTCCTGTCGGGGTAGATGTCCCCTCTGCTCTCACAGCCTGTTCTCCTCCCTAGACACTTGCTATGTCCTGTCCTTTGCAATCATCATGCTGAACACCAGCCTACACAACCCCAATGTCAAAGACAAGCCTACGGTGGAGAGGTTCATCGCCATGAACCGAGGCATCAACGACGGAGGAGACCTGCCCGAGGAGCTGCTGCGGGTGAGCAGGGCGGGAGCCACTCTGTCAGCGGCAAAGCCTGCACTCAGAGCCGGATCCTAAATGTGTGAATTTCACAAAGGCCAGCTGAGAATCAGGATGGGAGGTGGCTTCTAAGTCTGAAACTGAAAACCAAAGGCCGGAGTAGGCTCCAGGCCGAGAGGCTCGAGTAGGCTCCAGGCAGCTATTTCTTTTGTCCTTAGTTATCCACCA
The genomic region above belongs to Rattus rattus isolate New Zealand chromosome 9, Rrattus_CSIRO_v1, whole genome shotgun sequence and contains:
- the Cyth1 gene encoding cytohesin-1 isoform X2 translates to MQRNKQVAMGRKKFNMDPKKGIQFLIENGLLKNTCEDIAQFLYKGEGLNKTAIGDYLGERDEFSIQVLHAFVELHEFTDLNLVQALRQFLWSFRLPGEAQKIDRMMEAFAQRYCQCNTGVFQSTDTCYVLSFAIIMLNTSLHNPNVKDKPTVERFIAMNRGINDGGDLPEELLRNLYESIKNEPFKIPEDDGNDLTHTFFNPDREGWLLKLGGGRVKTWKRRWFILTDNCLYYFEYTTDKEPRGIIPLENLSIREVEDSKKPNCFELYIPDNKDQVIKACKTEADGRVVEGNHTVYRISAPTPEEKEDWIKCIKAAISRDPFYEMLAARKKKVSSTKRH